From the genome of Triticum aestivum cultivar Chinese Spring chromosome 3B, IWGSC CS RefSeq v2.1, whole genome shotgun sequence, one region includes:
- the LOC123071183 gene encoding E3 ubiquitin-protein ligase At3g02290 produces MGAIMCCLRGRGPGDDAPGCCCLPWPFLNNDRNNDNNNTNHNSGPPARQRANTRVAPVQGRVPPAGSRQDDSMNTFRCPPRPLPYDDPQFRHQTERHPLVAGRDKASTQSQKSNLLEESNDADTRSTCADEKADGSSLKAESGGKKLGGAKVCVPSDCEDDCPICLEEYDYENPKVVLQCNHNFHLSCIYEWMERSQSCAVCAKVMLFKEDQ; encoded by the exons ATGGGGGCCATCATGTGCTGCTTACGCGGCCGCGGCCCCGGCGACGACGCGCCTGGCTGCTGCTGCCTGCCATGGCCTTTCCTGAACAACGATcgcaacaacgacaacaacaacaccaaTCACAACTCG GGCCCTCCTGCTCGTCAAAGAGCGAATACACGGGTTGCGCCTGTTCAGGGAAGGGTTCCTCCTGCGGGTTCACGGCAGGATGATTCAATGAACACCTTCCGCTGCCCTCCTAGGCCTTTGCCTTATGATGATCCTCAATTCAGACATCAAACGGAGCGCCACCCGCTGGTGGCAGGACGTGACAAGGCTTCAACACAATCCCAGAAATCTAATCTACTTGAAGAAAGCAATGATGCTGATACCAGATCAACTTGTGCCGATGAGAAGGCTGATGGATCGTCCCTGAAAGCTGAGTCGGGAGGTAAAAAACTCGGGGGAGCTAAGGTCTGTGTTCCTTCTGATTGTGAGGATGACTGTCCAATATGCCTAGAAG AGTATGATTACGAGAATCCAAAGGTAGTGCTTCAGTGCAACCATAATTTCCATCTTAGTTGCATTTACGAGTGGATGGAAAGAAGTCAATCTTGTGCTGTCTGTGCCAAG GTAATGTTGTTTAAAGAGGACCAATAA